One stretch of Ipomoea triloba cultivar NCNSP0323 chromosome 8, ASM357664v1 DNA includes these proteins:
- the LOC116026712 gene encoding protein DETOXIFICATION 56-like, with amino-acid sequence MNIASRLEENRPISSPTLSPPKTWSESLVKSTLSELKVQRPILLPLLLMNFTWFAKIAITTAFLGRLGELALSGATLGFTFANVTGFSVLNGLSYAVEPIAGQAFGAKNFKLLHKTLVMAASLLLFISLPIALLWLNVDKIVLHFGQEYDVSIVAKEYVVFLLPDLVITSFLCPLKIYLTAQNITVPIMAATALAVGLHVPLNMFLSNAMGVQGVSIGFWVTDLMILVMLCVYVVIEENRKGGKWKEGGWWEQSGGDWVSLIKLAGPCCLTTCLEWWCYEILVLLTGNLPNAKEALGVIAIVLNFDYLLFSVMQSLATCASVRVSNELGANAAAPARTSARVSLGLAAVSGVLGGACMAGARGFWGALFTREKGIISGVKKMMLIVAVMEVVNFPVVVSGGIVRGTARPWLGTYASVCGFYLLALPLGVILAFKVHLGLAGLLTGFVAGVAVCLVVLLAFIARINWDEESRKAQILASCAIDEATNNDDQ; translated from the exons ATGAATATCGCTTCAAGATTAGAAGAGAATCGTCCCATTTCCTCCCCAACCTTATCCCCCCCGAAAACATGGTCGGAAAGTTTGGTAAAATCCACGCTGTCGGAGCTGAAAGTGCAGCGCCCAATTCTCCTACCATTGCTCCTCATGAACTTCACGTGGTTCGCCAAGATAGCAATTACGACGGCCTTTCTCGGCCGGCTGGGCGAGCTTGCCTTGAGCGGCGCCACCCTCGGCTTCACCTTCGCAAATGTCACCGGATTTTCCGTCCTCAACGGCCTCTCCTACGCCGTCGAGCCGATTGCCGGCCAGGCGTTTGGCGCCAAGAATTTCAAGCTGCTTCATAAGACGCTTGTCATGGCGGCCTCTTTGCTCCTCTTTATCTCACTTCCGATTGCCCTTCTGTGGCTCAATGTTGATAAGATTGTTCTCCACTTTGGACAAGAATACGATGTTTCGATCGTGGCTAAAGAATATGTCGTGTTTCTCCTCCCTGATTTAGTTATCACGTCGTTCTTGTGCCCTTTGAAGATTTACTTGACTGCCCAGAATATAACCGTCCCAATCATGGCCGCCACGGCTTTAGCAGTCGGACTTCACGTGCCGTTAAATATGTTTCTGTCAAACGCCATGGGAGTCCAAGGAGTTTCCATT GGGTTTTGGGTGACAGACTTGATGATTTTGGTGATGCTTTGTGTATATGTTGTGATAGAAGAAAATAGGAAAGGTGGGAAGTGGAAAGAGGGAGGGTGGTGGGAGCAAAGCGGCGGCGATTGGGTGAGTCTGATTAAACTCGCCGGGCCGTGCTGCCTTACAACTTGCCTAGAATGGTGGTGCTACGAGATTTTAGTGCTTCTCACCGGAAACCTCCCCAACGCGAAGGAGGCGTTGGGGGTAATCGCCATTGTTCTCAACTTCGATTACTTGTTGTTCTCCGTTATGCAATCACTGGCCACGTGCGCGTCCGTGCGCGTCTCCAACGAGCTCGGCGCCAACGCCGCCGCGCCGGCGAGGACCTCCGCGCGTGTCTCGCTGGGCTTGGCAGCCGTCTCCGGCGTCCTCGGCGGCGCGTGCATGGCGGGCGCGAGAGGGTTCTGGGGAGCTCTGTTCACGCGCGAGAAAGGGATCATTTCGGGAGTGAAAAAGATGATGCTTATAGTGGCGGTTATGGAGGTGGTTAACTTTCCGGTGGTGGTTTCCGGCGGAATTGTCCGGGGAACGGCGAGGCCGTGGCTGGGAACATACGCCAGCGTTTGCGGATTCTACCTGCTGGCGTTGCCGTTGGGCGTGATTTTGGCTTTTAAGGTTCATCTCGGACTCGCCGGATTGTTGACCGGTTTCGTCGCCGGAGTTGCAGTTTGCTTGGTGGTTTTGCTGGCGTTTATTGCTAGGATCAATTGGGATGAAGAATCAAGAAAAGCACAAATTCTTGCATCTTGCGCCATTGACGAGGCTACCAACAATGATGATCAGTAG